A stretch of DNA from Candidatus Hydrogenedentota bacterium:
TGGCGCAGCGTGGTCGCTTCCGTTGCGGCGACCCTGCTGCTGTTGACCGGTTGCCTCACTGGATGGCAGGCGTTTACCGCCATCAATTGGAACGTCATGGGCATCTTCGTGGGAACGCTGATGCTCGCCGAGGCCTTCATCGAAAGCAGGGCCCCTGCATACTTCGCGGAGGCAATCGTCAACAAGGCCCCGAACACGGCGTGGGCGTTGTTGTTCATTTGCATGCTCACGAGTTTTTTGTCCGTGTTTATCGAAAACGTTGCGACCGTTCTCATTGTCGCGCCGATTGCGCTTACGCTCGCGAAGAAGCTGAACATTGTTCCGATCAACATGATGATCGGCATCGCGATATGCAGCAATCTACAGGGCACCGCGACGCTCATCGGCGATCCGCCGAGCATGCTTCTGGGCGGCTACGCGAAGATGACCTTTGTCGACTTCTTCGTCTACAAGGGGAAACCCAGCATCTTCTTCGCCGTCGAGCTGGGGGCGATTGTATCGTTCGTGGTGCTGTACTTCGTGTTCTTCAGGCACAAGGAGAAGCAAGAACTCGTTGCGGTAGAGAACGTGAAATCGTGGCTTCCTACCGGAATGCTGGTCACTCTCATCATCGCGCTTGCTGCGTCTTCGTTCTTTGACACGGGCTTTAGTTACGCGGCGGGCGTCATTTGCATGGTCTACGGCGTCGCCGCGCTGGCCTGGCACGCGACCGCGAACCAAGGAAGTGTGCGCGCCACCGTCAAAGGTCTCGACTGGGACACGACCGTCTTTCTCATGGCGATCTTCATCATCGTGGGTAGTCTTACCGAGGCCGGATGGACGGACGCGCTGGCGAAGTGGCTTGCGGAACAGGTCGGCGCCAATGTCTTCGTCGGCTATACGCTCATCGTGTTCATCTCCGTGATCGTCTCCGCTTTCGTTGACAATGTCCCGTTCCTCGCGGCCATGCTTCCTGTTGCCGACAAACTTGCGCGGGAGGTTGGCGTGCCGCCGGAGCTCTTCATGTTTGGACTGCTCATCGGCGCGAGCCTCGGCGGAAACGTCACGCCCGTCGGGGCGTCGGCCAACATTGTCGCGACGGGACTCATCCGAAAAGAGGGACATCCCGTGAGCCTCGCGCACTGGTTGAGAATCTCCATTCCGTTCACCATTGCCGCTGTCGTACCCGCGTACATTTTCATCTGGTTTGTTTGGCGCTGACCTGCGGCGCCGAGCTGCGGCAGCGCGGTTGGTTTTTTTGACGGATTGACAGGTTTTCGTCAATGTGCTCCGTCAGCACCGCGCTCGTTTTCGCATTAGCCTCACGTATCGCGCTATGAAGACTCCATCCACGTGCTCCCTGCACAGGTTTGACTTCGACGCATTCCCACGGCGGTGCGAGACAGTTTCGAGGTCCCTCCACGTTACTCCCACGGAATGCGCGTGCGGCAACGAAGCGCGGGACATTACACGCGATTCTATTCGCGGACCTCTCCGAAGCGACTGATAGCTAGGAATTTCCGGCTGCGAGGCATTGCGTCCGAGGTCGCGAAGAGCCGCCCACCAGTTCTGAGATGATGCAACAGCCCGCACCTACGGTATGAGGTGTCGAGCGCATTGCGCCCCCCAACAGTCCTGCGTCATTTCCCCGAGTCGCTTCATCCGCCGCGCGTCGCTGGCACGCTTCTTACTAAGACGGAACCGGCGCTTAGCAGGGGCGCCATGGAATGGAGAAGGTGACCGATGCGATTCGAATGTCCTGGGGCAGCGGGAATTCCCACACCGGCCCACCACGCTGAGACGGCAACCGTACGCGAGGGATTCAATCCTTTGTTTGCGATCGCGAAACACATTACGAACGATACCTATCCCGGTGTCTCTCCAGACCCGCGGAACGCGTACCCGCGCGTTTCGCGGGCATCCCTAATTGAACTCGTAGCGGCACTCTGTGTTGTCGCCGCGATGTCCGGTTGCATCACGACGCCTCCACCGTCGGAATCGTTTCCTGTCGCGGCAGAGCCGAAAGTCGTGCTGCAACCCGGCGATGTATTGCAGGTGAAATTCCTATATTGGCCTGAACTGAACGAGGAGAAACAGAGCATCCGGCCGGACGGAAAAATATCGCTCCAACTCGTGGGTGACGTACAAGCGCAGGGCCGGACACCGGACGAACTGCGCAGCGACCTTCTCGGCCTCTACGAGGACAAGCTCATCGAGCCGGAAATCTCGGTAGTCGTCAATTCACTCGATAGTCACCGGGTCTATGTTACCGGCGAAGTACAAAACCCCGGTCTGGTCATGATCAACGGGCGGTTAACGGCGCTGGAGGCGATCATGCAGTCCGGCGGGTTCCTGAAGGAGAGTGCGAAGAAGCGAACGGTTGTGGTCGTGCGTCAACGCGAGGGCCAACAGTTCGCGACGACGCTCGATCTTCGCAAGGCACTCGAGGAGCCCGAGAGCGAGCCATTTCTGCTCGAACCTTACGATATGGTGTTCGTGCCCCCCACCAATATCGATCAAGTGGACCAGTTCGTCGAGCAGTACGTAAACCGGATCATACCGCGATCCGTCCATTGGGGCTTTCAGTATGACCTGAACGAACCGAGTTACTCGAACAACAATTTCGGTTCGCAGTTGTTGTCCACGGCGACGCAAATCAACCAAGGCGCGGTCCAGCGCATGGGAGCAATCCAATCAACCAGGTAATGAACAACTCGCTGCGGGACATGTTGTATCTCGTGTTCCGCCACAAGGTGAAGATTGCGTCGGTGTCCGCCGTGGTCTTCGGGATGGTCGTGTTGTACACCTACCTTGTTCAAGAGGTGTACCGCTCGGAAGCGAAGCTGTTGATTCGACTCGGGCGCGAGAACTTGTCCGTAGACCCGACCGTATCCGGCCCGACGCTGTACCCGTCGCGCGATCGGGTGAATGAGGTGAATTCCGAGGTTTCAATTCTTCACAGCCGTGCGATCGCCGAGAAGGTCGTTGACAAACTCGGCGCCGAGACCTTCCTCGAAAAGCCGGACGAGTTGCTTGACGTTCAGCCGCCAGTCGCGGCGATGGCCGACGCCCAGCGGGACTTGCGAAAAATTCGCCGTGAAGTGCGCGAAGCGGAAGAGACCGGCGCCGGCCTCATGGTTGCGCTCGATTTGAAGACGCCGCTTACGCCACGCGAACAGGCGGTGAAGGCCTTCATGGAAAACCTTGACGTGTCCGTCGAAGCAAAGACCGAAATAATCAACGTCACGTTCGACGCGCCGAGCCGGCCGCTTGCGCAGAGCGCGTTGGACGCGCTGCTTCAGTTCTATCTGGAGGAACACATTCGCGTGCACGCCGCTCAGGCGACGCCGCGGTTCTTCGAAGAGCAGACTGAATCGCTTCGCAACGAACTCGCCTCGCGCGAACAAACGCTCGACACGTTTCGCCGCGAAAACGGCATTACGACGATTGAACGGCAGAAGGAAGTCCTGCTGAACCAGATCGCAGGATTGGAGGAGCAACTCTCCAGTGCACAGGCCGACGGCATGGCGTCCGAAAAGCGCATCCACGCACTTGAGGCGTCGCTCGAGGGACGGTCGAAGACGCTCGAGATCAGCCGCACCACGGGGGTAACGAACTACGCGGCGGACGCCTTAAAGGAGAAGCTGCTCGATCTTCGGCTCAAGGAAACCGATCTCTCCGCGCGCTATCCGGAGACGCACCGGCCCTTGATCGACGTGCGGCAACAGATCAAGGAAGCGGAAGCGGCCTTGAAGAAGGAAAACGAAACGCACACGGAAATTACCACCGGCGTCGACGAGACGTACCAGCAAGTCCAACTTGCGTTAGTAAACGAGCGTGCACAACACGTCGCTCTCGACGCGCAACAGGCATCGATCTCCCGGGAACTCGACAAGCAGCGCGCGCAACTGGCGACGCTGGCGAGCCAGGAGATCGAACTACAGACGCTCGAGCGCGAAGTGGCCCTCGCGGAAAAGGACTACGAGCAGTATCGCGACAGCCTCCAGCGCGCGCGCATTTCGTCGGCGCTTGACATCGACAAGGTCTCGAATGTCAGCGTCGTCCAACCGGCGACGCTTCCCATGGACCCAGTGAAGCCGAACAAGCTGCTGAATCTCTTTCTCGGTGTTTTTCTCGCGATGTTCGCGGGCATCACGTTTGCTTTCGTGTTCGATTACTTCGATGACTCCGTCAATACGCCCCAGCAAGTGGAGCGTTGGGTCGGTGTGCCGGTGCTTGTCACCGTGTCGAAAAAGGAGTTCAAAGCATGTATTTAAGTTACTACGGGTTCAACAAGGAACCGTTCCACATTACGCCGGACCCGGACTTCTTCTTCATGAGTCCGAGCCACAAGGAAGCGCTTGCTGCGGTCGTGTATGGCGTGGAAAAGGGCCTCGGCTTTGTCGCGATGACCGGTGAAGTCGGCACAGGCAAGACCACAATCCTGCGCGCCTATCTCGAGCGCATCCGCCGGACGCGTATTCGTCCCATCTTCATGTTCAATCCGAACCTTACGTTCGAGGCGTTGTTGGTGCACCTTCTCCACGAACTGGGTATTGACGGACGCGGCAAGTCGGAGCGCTGGATGCTGCACTACCTGATGCGCTCGCTGGTGCATGAAGTGGGCAAAGACAAACGCGTCGTGCTCATCATTGACGAAGCGCAGCACATGCCGAACCAGACGCTTGAGAAACTGCGCCTGATTTCGAATCTCGAAACCATGGACTACAAGCTCATGCAGATGGTCCTCGTGGGTCAGCCGGAATTGGATGTGAAGCTGGCCGACTACTCGATGCGCCAGATTCGGCAGCGCATCGCGGTGCGCGCCAAGCTCCGCGCGCTGACGCCCAAGGAAGGCATCGAATACATTCGCCATCGCGTTTCACACGCGGGCGGCAAGCCCGACGCCGTCTTTACGCCTCAGGCGATGAAGGCCATTGTCAAAGCCGCGGAAGGGTATCCGCGCTCGATCAACATCATGTGCGACAACGCGCTGGTCAGCGGGCTTGGCTATCAGTGCAAGCCCATCACGCCGAGAATTGCCCGCGAAGTCATCCGCGAGTTCAAGGGCGGCCGCGCGATGCCAAACCTGCGTTGGGTTGGCGCTGCGTGCGCGGGCGCGGCGATTGCCTCGGCGTGCTTCGCCGTCCCGATGTTCTGGAGTCCGTCGCAGACGGAGGCCGCCACGGCCGGCATTCGCGAAGTCGCGCACGCCGCCGCGCTGGCGCCCATTCCGGAAACGCCGGCGCTGAACGCGGCTGGCACAGCGACCATCGTACCAGCGGCGAACGGCGCAATCGCCCTGCAGGAAGAGGTGTCTGAATGAGCCGAATCTACGAAGCGCTCGAGTTCGCCGGCGTCGCGCCGATTGACGAACCGATCACCGAGATCAACTTTAACGTCTCTTTGCCGCCAACGGCGGAGGGATTTGAAGAGAAGTTGATCGGACTCTATACGCGAATCGACGCGTTGATCGAAAACCGGGGCGGCAAGATCGTTTCGTTTGCCGGTCTTGGCGACGACGAAGCCAGCGCGACGTATGTCATGGAGATGGCGCGCGTGGGGGCGACGAAGCTTGGGAGACGTGTCCTCGTCCTGGCGACGTGTCATTCCGGGTGCGCGCGCAAGCTGTTCGAAAGCGGCCTGACGCGCGGGTGGGAGAATATCTCGTACAGTGCGCGTTCCATCAACGATATCGTTTACCGAATAAACGAGCCGCCCATCGCGATCAGCCAGCTCAACGCGAAGCGCGAGACGCTGCCGGCGTTGCTGGCGTCGCCCCGCGTGCTCAATACGCTGCGGCTCATGCGAAAGCGCTACGACTGGATATTCATCGATACGCCGGCCATTGGAAAAGGGATGGACGCCGGCCTGGTGGCGCCCCTTGCCGATGGAACGGTCGTCATCGTCAATGCAGGCGGCGTGCGCTGGCAAGTGCTTCGTCACGCGGTCACGCAGCTAACGGCCCAGCAAGGCAATGTCCTGGGAGTCGCGCTGAACAATCGTCGCTACGAGATTCCTGATTTCGTTTACCGAAAGCTCTAACGCTCACTTCTGCACGGGGAGATGTAGGCATGGTTGCTAAACCACAAACGGATTCGGCCTTGGTGCGCCTCTATCGCTTGATGGCGCGCGTTCGCGAGGAGGAGAAGGCGCAGGCGACGGGCTTGCTGAACAGCGAGGCGTTTGAAGAGCAACTCTGTCTCGAACGGTCGCGCACCGATCGGTCGGGGCAGCCGTTCGTGCTCATCGTGTTCAACATCCAATTTTCGCAGAGCGACGAATCGATGCACGCGGCGGAGCGGGCCCTGGCCGCTGCGCTGCTCGAACGTACGCGCGTGTGCGACGCCAAGGGATACTACGGCGACCAGATCGCCGCCATTCTTCCGTACACCACGAAGGCCGGCGCGACAAATATTCTTGAACCGCTCGAGTTCATTTTTCGGCGCAAGCTTGCGGAGGCGGGCATCGAGTCCCTTCCCGCGCCGAAGCTGACATTTGCAGTCTACGAGTATCCCGATGACGAACGCACGAATCTCGGTTCGCGCGCGCTCCGTGGGCGGCATTCGGTTGCGAGCAGCCCGATCAAGATGAGGCTCCACCATGTCTCATAACTACGAACTCGCGCAGGAGACCCTGCCACCGTGGAACTCCCTTGAATTTCCGCAGGCGGAGAACGTGTCGTCGGAAAACGGTCATGCGTTGTTTGCGCGACCGTTTCCCATGTGGAAGCGCGCGATGGACGTCATTGGGGCGCTTTTGGGGCTCGCGCTATTCGCGCCGCTCATGATTGCAATTGCGATCGCGATAAAGGCAACGTCGAAAGGCCCGGTCTTTTTCAAGCAGAAGCGCGGCGGCATGGGTGGAAAGACATTTCACCTGTTCAAGTTCCGCAGCATGGCAACCGACGCCGAAGCGCGCAAAGCCGATCTCATGAAGTTCAACGAGCGCAGCGGTGTTGCATTCAAAATGACAAACGACCCGCGCGTGACCGCAATCGGCAAGGTGATTCGCAAGACCAGCCTGGACGAACTGCCGCAACTCTTTAACGTGTTGCTCGGCGACATGAGCATCGTCGGGCCGCGCCCGCTTCCGGTCAACGAGGAGGACGGCTATTCCGTGTGGCACTGGCGCCGCCTGGACGTCAAGCCGGGGCTGACGTGCATCTGGCAGGTCACCGCCCGTCACGACCGCGATTTCGATCGCTGGGTACGCCTCGATCTTGAGTACATCCAGAAGTGCTCCTTCTGGCTGGACGTTTCCCTGATTCTCCGCACGATTCCCGCCGTGTTGCTGCAACGCGGCGCGCACTAGTTCCCAAACGAAGCGAGTACGACGAGCATGGGCCGAGCGGCCGACATAGGGCTTCGCATTTCCCGTTGCGCGGGATGGACCGAACGCGTCCTTGCGCGTGCGCCGCGCCGCGTGCCGAATAGCGTATTGAGCGTCGCGGACCAGGTTGTCGCCAGCGCCACCACGTTTGTAACGGGGGTGCTGATTGGCCGGGTGTGCACCAAAGAAGAATTCGGGCTGTACACGGTCGGATTCAGCTTGCTCACTGTGCTGATGGCCGTTCAGGCCTCGCTTATCGCGACACCGTTCATGATTCGATATCCGCGGCTGACGGGCGACGACGGCCGGCGCTTTGCCGGCAGCTCGTTTGCGCACCAGTGCGCGTTTGCGGCGGTCGTCTCGGCGCTGGTCTTAATTTCGGGGTTGTCATGCTTCGGACACAATCCGGCGCTCGCGCAAACCATCAGCGCGCTGGGGGCCGCACTCGCTTTCCTGCTGCTCCGCGATTATGTGCGGCAGAACTGCTTTGCGCGGCTGGCGTATGCAAAGGCGCTGCTGTTGGACGTCTTGCTTGCGGCGCTCCAGATCGTAGGTTTGGTTGCGTTGTATCTGACGGGTGCGCTTCATAGCTGGTCCGCGTTCCTCGTGCTTGGCATGTCCTCCGCGGTCACCGCATTCCATTGGTTCATCGTGACGCGCCACGAACGCATTGTTACGCGAAGCGCCATCGCGGAGGACTTCGCGCGGAATTGGACCGCCGGTAAATGGCTGCTTGCCAGCGGCGTCGCGTGGGCGCTGAGCATGAATCTCTATGCGTGGATTGTCGCCGGCTTTCATGGAGCGGCGATGGCCGGCACATGGGCGGCCGCACTCGGCGTTATGACCCTGATCAATCCGCTGATGCTTGGCGTCCAGAACTACCTCGGCCCTCGCATCATGCACGCGCGAGCGGATGGGGGAGTGCGGCGTCTTCAACGTGTCGTGCGGGACTCGGCGATCGCGTTCTGCGGGATGCTGTTGGTCTTCACCGGTGCGATGGCGATTGCCGGCGACTCGCTTGTCACGCTCGTTTACGGCGCAAAGTATGCGGGAAACGGCTTGCTGGTAGTCCTGCTATCGCTTAATGCAGCCGTGCTCACGGTTGGCTTCGTAGTGTCGCGGGGGTTGTTTGCGCTCGAGCTTGCCCGTATCGATTTCTACGTGAACTTCATTGCGCTGGCCAGTTTCCTCTTGATCGGCGTTGCACTTGTTCGCTGGAGCGGCCCAGTTGGCGCGGCAGCGGCGCAACTCATCACAAACTCCGCAGCTACGGCGATCAGGTCTGCCGCATTTGCCAATGCGAGCGGCCGTTTGGCGAGGGAGGCCGCATGACTGACTCGCTGACACTGCGCCCTGCGCCCGAGGCCCAACGCCTCCCGTGGTTCATGTTCATTCTTCTGACGGTGGCGTTCTTCGTTGCGCTACATGACCCGGTGCGTTCGTACTCGATCCATGACGACTATCTTCCGTCCGAGGACACCCTGCAGAAAGACGCGGCGCAGGGCAACGCGAAACGCCAGATTGGATTCTTGATGGTCGGCGGATTTGGCCTATTGATGATTGCCATGCCCGGACGCCGCCCGCTGCAGATCAACGGTTTCCTCGCGGGTCTCATGGTCTTCTTTGTCGGTTGGCTGCTCATGAGCATCTTCTGGGCCGATGAATGGGCGCTGACGGCGCGCCGCATCGTTGTTATCGCGACGCTTTCGTTCGGCGCGCTTGGCGTAGCCTGCCGAATGAACCCGCGCGAAATGTTGTTTCTGGTCCTGTTCAGCTCGACCTGTTATCTCTTCGCGGGCATTGCGTCCGAGATTGCGCTTGGCTCCTTCACACCCACGGCGGACCGCTACCGTTTCGCCGGCACGATTCATCCGAACAACCAGGGCGTCAACTGCTCGTTTATTGTGCTCGCCGCGATTGCGGCGCTCCAAACCGAGAAGCGCTGGCGCGGGCTGTATGCGGCCCTGGCGGCGTTCGCGTTCTTCTTCCTCGTAATGACGAAGTCGCGCACGTCGCTTTTGAGTTTTCTCGTCACGCTGGCGCTCTATCTCGTTCTCGTGTACGCGGGCTCGCCACGGTTCATGTTTGCGTGTTCCGCGGCAATCACCGGTGCGCTGACGGCAGTCCTACTAGCAGGCGGCTCGTTACTGCCGGCATTGCAGAAGGGAATTCTCCTGGGCCGCAGCGACCAGGACCTCGACGGTGCAATGGCGCTGACGGGGCGCCTGCCGCTTTGGGAGCAACTCATCGAGTACGCGGCGGCGCGTCCATTGCAGGGATATGGCTACGGAAGTTTCTTCACCGTAGCGCATATTCGCGAGATTACCGCGCGCCAGGGCTGGCCCATCGCCGAATGCCACAACGTATTCCTCGAAGTGCTCATGGGGCTTGGCATTGTCGGCGTCAGCACGTATGCATTGATCCAAATCATTGGCATGGCGCGTTCCGTGAAATACTTCCGGGCGACGCGCGACGCGCGCTTTGCATTTCTTGGCGGACTGCTCCTGCTCGGCATTGTCGGTGGCATGACGGAATCGACGTTGCTGGTTCCCACCATGCAGACCTTCGTGCAGTTCTTGACATTGTCCTACTTTGGGTTTCAAGCGTTGCCGGAACCGTTGCGCGCCAGGGTAAGTCATTTTGAAAGCGGCAAATTCAGTTGCCCGCGCGTTTTCGAGCCTTCCGGCCGAATCGTTCCATTTCCAAGGGGGCACGCATGAGTTCGGTACTTTCATATCAAGCGCAATCCGACGCGCAGGCGAGCACGGAAGGGCACGCACGTCTGATTCTTGCGAGCGGGTTCCAGCCTGACTACGTGCGCGAAGTCGCAAACGCGCATGCCCGTCTGGGCCACGCCGTGCGTATCATCGGCGGCGACATGCACGAAGGGCAGGAGTACCATCCAAATGTCGCGCTGCTAAACCTGCGCGGCAGCGACAAACGCGACAGAAACCCGATACGCGAATTCTCGAAACTGGTTGCGTACTACGCGAAGTTGATTGGATGCGTCGCGTCTACAAAGGGGGAGATTCTCTACGATGTCAGCATTGGCCGTCCATTGCTGCGCTGCATGTTGATGTATCCGCTCTTTCGACTTCTCGGCAAGCGCATTGTGTACACGGCGCATAACGTGCTGCCGCACGACGCCGATACGATCAGGTACCGCATCATCTATTGGATTGTTTACCGCGCACTCGTAGACGCGATCGTTGTGCATGGACAGGCAATCAAGGAACGGCTGGTCGACGAGTTTGACGTGGACACAGACCGGGTCCACGTTGTTGCGCACGGCACCTATCATCCGCACGAGACACAGACGATCACGAAGGCGGCCGCGCGGGAACACCTCGGGATTGCGGAGGACGAGCGGGTCCTGCTGTGCTTCGGGCTTCAGCGCTATTACAAAGGCACGCATTTTGTCATCGAGTCGCTTGGCGACTATCACGCGGAAAAGTTGACCCTGCTTGTCCGGGGACATGCGCCGGAGCGGTCGTACCAGGACCTGATTGAGCGCATGGCGCGCACGCACCGGGGCCCGATGCGTATCGACGCGAAGTTTGGCGCGGCGCCGGATTCCGAGATGGAATTCCTGTTCAAGGCGGCCGACGTTGTGCTGCTTCCCTACCTTGAAGGCAGCCAGAGCGGAATCAAGTTCATGGCGTACGCATATGGCCGTCCTGTGCTCGCCAGTGGCGTAGGCAGTTTGCGCGAATACGTTCAGCCGGGCGTTACGGGGGAAGTCTTTTCGTGCGGCGAACACGCGGCGTTTCGCGCCGTGCTCGAGCAAATGCTCGCGAACCTGTCCGCGTACGCTCCCGACCGCATTATGGAGTACGCGTGCGAACACTGCTCATTCGACACCGCCGCGCGTCAAGTGGACGCGGTGTGTCGCGCCGTCACGAAGAGGGCCCACTGATGCGCGTCCTGCACATTCACAATTATTACCGGTTCCGCGGCGGCGAAGATGTAATGTTCGAGCGCATCGGCGCGATCCTCCGCGCGAACGGCCACACTGTCACGACATTCGAGCGGCGCAGTTCCGATATCTCCGGCACCGCGTCAAAACTCCGGGCATTTGCGTCGAGTGCGTATTCGGCCGCGGCCAAGCGCGAAGTGCGCGCCGCGCTACGTGACGGCCGTCCGGACGTAGTGCA
This window harbors:
- a CDS encoding AAA family ATPase translates to MYLSYYGFNKEPFHITPDPDFFFMSPSHKEALAAVVYGVEKGLGFVAMTGEVGTGKTTILRAYLERIRRTRIRPIFMFNPNLTFEALLVHLLHELGIDGRGKSERWMLHYLMRSLVHEVGKDKRVVLIIDEAQHMPNQTLEKLRLISNLETMDYKLMQMVLVGQPELDVKLADYSMRQIRQRIAVRAKLRALTPKEGIEYIRHRVSHAGGKPDAVFTPQAMKAIVKAAEGYPRSINIMCDNALVSGLGYQCKPITPRIAREVIREFKGGRAMPNLRWVGAACAGAAIASACFAVPMFWSPSQTEAATAGIREVAHAAALAPIPETPALNAAGTATIVPAANGAIALQEEVSE
- a CDS encoding glycosyltransferase family 4 protein; this encodes MSSVLSYQAQSDAQASTEGHARLILASGFQPDYVREVANAHARLGHAVRIIGGDMHEGQEYHPNVALLNLRGSDKRDRNPIREFSKLVAYYAKLIGCVASTKGEILYDVSIGRPLLRCMLMYPLFRLLGKRIVYTAHNVLPHDADTIRYRIIYWIVYRALVDAIVVHGQAIKERLVDEFDVDTDRVHVVAHGTYHPHETQTITKAAAREHLGIAEDERVLLCFGLQRYYKGTHFVIESLGDYHAEKLTLLVRGHAPERSYQDLIERMARTHRGPMRIDAKFGAAPDSEMEFLFKAADVVLLPYLEGSQSGIKFMAYAYGRPVLASGVGSLREYVQPGVTGEVFSCGEHAAFRAVLEQMLANLSAYAPDRIMEYACEHCSFDTAARQVDAVCRAVTKRAH
- a CDS encoding O-antigen ligase family protein, with translation MTDSLTLRPAPEAQRLPWFMFILLTVAFFVALHDPVRSYSIHDDYLPSEDTLQKDAAQGNAKRQIGFLMVGGFGLLMIAMPGRRPLQINGFLAGLMVFFVGWLLMSIFWADEWALTARRIVVIATLSFGALGVACRMNPREMLFLVLFSSTCYLFAGIASEIALGSFTPTADRYRFAGTIHPNNQGVNCSFIVLAAIAALQTEKRWRGLYAALAAFAFFFLVMTKSRTSLLSFLVTLALYLVLVYAGSPRFMFACSAAITGALTAVLLAGGSLLPALQKGILLGRSDQDLDGAMALTGRLPLWEQLIEYAAARPLQGYGYGSFFTVAHIREITARQGWPIAECHNVFLEVLMGLGIVGVSTYALIQIIGMARSVKYFRATRDARFAFLGGLLLLGIVGGMTESTLLVPTMQTFVQFLTLSYFGFQALPEPLRARVSHFESGKFSCPRVFEPSGRIVPFPRGHA
- a CDS encoding GumC family protein, which translates into the protein MNNSLRDMLYLVFRHKVKIASVSAVVFGMVVLYTYLVQEVYRSEAKLLIRLGRENLSVDPTVSGPTLYPSRDRVNEVNSEVSILHSRAIAEKVVDKLGAETFLEKPDELLDVQPPVAAMADAQRDLRKIRREVREAEETGAGLMVALDLKTPLTPREQAVKAFMENLDVSVEAKTEIINVTFDAPSRPLAQSALDALLQFYLEEHIRVHAAQATPRFFEEQTESLRNELASREQTLDTFRRENGITTIERQKEVLLNQIAGLEEQLSSAQADGMASEKRIHALEASLEGRSKTLEISRTTGVTNYAADALKEKLLDLRLKETDLSARYPETHRPLIDVRQQIKEAEAALKKENETHTEITTGVDETYQQVQLALVNERAQHVALDAQQASISRELDKQRAQLATLASQEIELQTLEREVALAEKDYEQYRDSLQRARISSALDIDKVSNVSVVQPATLPMDPVKPNKLLNLFLGVFLAMFAGITFAFVFDYFDDSVNTPQQVERWVGVPVLVTVSKKEFKACI
- a CDS encoding oligosaccharide flippase family protein; translation: MGRAADIGLRISRCAGWTERVLARAPRRVPNSVLSVADQVVASATTFVTGVLIGRVCTKEEFGLYTVGFSLLTVLMAVQASLIATPFMIRYPRLTGDDGRRFAGSSFAHQCAFAAVVSALVLISGLSCFGHNPALAQTISALGAALAFLLLRDYVRQNCFARLAYAKALLLDVLLAALQIVGLVALYLTGALHSWSAFLVLGMSSAVTAFHWFIVTRHERIVTRSAIAEDFARNWTAGKWLLASGVAWALSMNLYAWIVAGFHGAAMAGTWAAALGVMTLINPLMLGVQNYLGPRIMHARADGGVRRLQRVVRDSAIAFCGMLLVFTGAMAIAGDSLVTLVYGAKYAGNGLLVVLLSLNAAVLTVGFVVSRGLFALELARIDFYVNFIALASFLLIGVALVRWSGPVGAAAAQLITNSAATAIRSAAFANASGRLAREAA
- a CDS encoding sugar transferase, whose amino-acid sequence is MSHNYELAQETLPPWNSLEFPQAENVSSENGHALFARPFPMWKRAMDVIGALLGLALFAPLMIAIAIAIKATSKGPVFFKQKRGGMGGKTFHLFKFRSMATDAEARKADLMKFNERSGVAFKMTNDPRVTAIGKVIRKTSLDELPQLFNVLLGDMSIVGPRPLPVNEEDGYSVWHWRRLDVKPGLTCIWQVTARHDRDFDRWVRLDLEYIQKCSFWLDVSLILRTIPAVLLQRGAH
- a CDS encoding polysaccharide export protein; the protein is MRFECPGAAGIPTPAHHAETATVREGFNPLFAIAKHITNDTYPGVSPDPRNAYPRVSRASLIELVAALCVVAAMSGCITTPPPSESFPVAAEPKVVLQPGDVLQVKFLYWPELNEEKQSIRPDGKISLQLVGDVQAQGRTPDELRSDLLGLYEDKLIEPEISVVVNSLDSHRVYVTGEVQNPGLVMINGRLTALEAIMQSGGFLKESAKKRTVVVVRQREGQQFATTLDLRKALEEPESEPFLLEPYDMVFVPPTNIDQVDQFVEQYVNRIIPRSVHWGFQYDLNEPSYSNNNFGSQLLSTATQINQGAVQRMGAIQSTR
- a CDS encoding anion permease — its product is MTSYIALAIFIAAYTFFFILPTWRSVVASVAATLLLLTGCLTGWQAFTAINWNVMGIFVGTLMLAEAFIESRAPAYFAEAIVNKAPNTAWALLFICMLTSFLSVFIENVATVLIVAPIALTLAKKLNIVPINMMIGIAICSNLQGTATLIGDPPSMLLGGYAKMTFVDFFVYKGKPSIFFAVELGAIVSFVVLYFVFFRHKEKQELVAVENVKSWLPTGMLVTLIIALAASSFFDTGFSYAAGVICMVYGVAALAWHATANQGSVRATVKGLDWDTTVFLMAIFIIVGSLTEAGWTDALAKWLAEQVGANVFVGYTLIVFISVIVSAFVDNVPFLAAMLPVADKLAREVGVPPELFMFGLLIGASLGGNVTPVGASANIVATGLIRKEGHPVSLAHWLRISIPFTIAAVVPAYIFIWFVWR